The DNA window ATCACTCTTCTCCAACCACTCCATGCATCCATTTTACGAAGAGCTTCTCAAAAACCTCAAAGAGAAAAAGCATACTGAACCAGAACTAAGTAAACTCAAACGAGATCTTTCCCTAAAGCACCGTATGAAACGCATCCCTACAAACATCGAAATTCTGCTTAACATTTCCGAAGATGAAATCGACAGTGTTAAAGCTCAACTTCTCACTAAACCAGTACGCAGCATCTCCGGTGTTGCGCCATTAGCTATGATGACGGCGCCTGCCCCGTGCCCACACGGCAAATGCACCTATTGTCCGGGCGGTCCTGGCAGTTATTTTGGTGATGTGCCTATGTCATATACTGGTAAAGAACCATCTACCATGCGGGCTATCCGAAACAATTACGATCCGTATCTTATTGTCTTCAACCGTCTTGAACAATATCTTCTGTTAGGGCACAATTTTGAAAAAGTAGAAATCATCGTCCAAGGTGGTACATTTCCTGCAATGGAAGCAGAATATCAAGAAGACTTCGTGAAATACACCTACAAAGCACTCAATGACTTTGGTGAACTCTTTTTCAATCAAGATCAATTCGACTACAAAAAATTCAAAGAATTCTTTGAACTACCTATGCATTCTCATCTAGACAAAGAACGTACTCAACGTGTTCAACAGCGTATCCTTCAACTCAAAGGTACTTGCACTTTACTCCATGAACAGCAACGAAACGAAACTGCAAAAATCCGTTGTGTTGCTATTTGTATTGAAACCAAACCCGATTGGGGATTTCTCAAACACGGTAATGAAATGCTTAAACTTGGCTGCACCCGTGTCGAATTAGGGATTCAAAGTGTCTATGATGACGTTCTCAAATCTGTGCATCGAGGTCACACCGCACAAGACACTATCAAATCCATCCAAATTCTCAAAGATCTCGGATTAAAAATTACCGGACACTACATGCCAGGACTTCCCCTCACCGATAAACAACGTGACATCGATGGCATGAATCAACTCTTCACTGATGAGAACTATCGACCAGACATGCTCAAACTCTATCCCTGCATGGTAAGTAAAGGTACTGCATTGTACTACCAATTCGAACAGGGAAAATTTACACCCATTAGTGCTGATGAAGCAGCGCAGCGAATTGTTGAATTTAAGAAAATCGTTCCTGAATACTGTCGTATCATGCGTATCCAACGTGACGTACCAACTAAACAATGGGCTGCCGGGGTGGAGATGACCAACTTTCGTCAATTTCTCTTTGAAAATTATCCTGTCAAATGCCGATGCATTCGCTGTCGAGAACCTATGGGTCGAAAAGTAAATTGGGACGCAGTACTACTCAAAGTGTTAGAATACCCTGCATCACAGGGCACTGAATTCTTTATTGCTGCAGAAGATCCTGTCAATGACATTCTCGTTGGCTTTGTACGTCTTCGTTTCCCCGCAGAATTTCTTCGAGAAGAAATCACTCCTGCCAGCGCACTTATTCGCGAATTACATGTGTATGGAACTGCCACTGCTCTCGCTGATGATGGACCGGTGCAACATCGTGGCTGGGGACAAAAACTCATGCAAAAAGCCGAAGAGATAGCTCGTAACCATGGAAAAAATAAAATCGTTGTCATCTCTGGTGTTGGAGTACGTGAATATTACAAGAATAAATTAGGATATCATAAAGAAGGGCCGTACATGGTAAAGATGTTGTAATGGTGTATGATAAAATAATCATTCACAACGCGTTATTTCAAGTCAACCTTGGTGTAGCTGATAAAGAAAGAGCAATCAAACAAGAAATTATTCTCGATCTTGAATTAACTACTAACCTCAAAAAAGCGGCAAATACTGATAATGTACACGATACCATTAACTATGATGAGATTCATGCTCTGCTTGAAGAATATATGAAAA is part of the Candidatus Woesearchaeota archaeon genome and encodes:
- a CDS encoding tRNA uridine(34) 5-carboxymethylaminomethyl modification radical SAM/GNAT enzyme Elp3 encodes the protein MHPFYEELLKNLKEKKHTEPELSKLKRDLSLKHRMKRIPTNIEILLNISEDEIDSVKAQLLTKPVRSISGVAPLAMMTAPAPCPHGKCTYCPGGPGSYFGDVPMSYTGKEPSTMRAIRNNYDPYLIVFNRLEQYLLLGHNFEKVEIIVQGGTFPAMEAEYQEDFVKYTYKALNDFGELFFNQDQFDYKKFKEFFELPMHSHLDKERTQRVQQRILQLKGTCTLLHEQQRNETAKIRCVAICIETKPDWGFLKHGNEMLKLGCTRVELGIQSVYDDVLKSVHRGHTAQDTIKSIQILKDLGLKITGHYMPGLPLTDKQRDIDGMNQLFTDENYRPDMLKLYPCMVSKGTALYYQFEQGKFTPISADEAAQRIVEFKKIVPEYCRIMRIQRDVPTKQWAAGVEMTNFRQFLFENYPVKCRCIRCREPMGRKVNWDAVLLKVLEYPASQGTEFFIAAEDPVNDILVGFVRLRFPAEFLREEITPASALIRELHVYGTATALADDGPVQHRGWGQKLMQKAEEIARNHGKNKIVVISGVGVREYYKNKLGYHKEGPYMVKML
- the folB gene encoding dihydroneopterin aldolase; translation: MVYDKIIIHNALFQVNLGVADKERAIKQEIILDLELTTNLKKAANTDNVHDTINYDEIHALLEEYMKKHQHKLIETFAEKIAQLLLKQYPLIQIRVIFKKPMALAQKQVLYCAVDITRTMVDYS